One genomic region from Patescibacteria group bacterium encodes:
- a CDS encoding mechanosensitive ion channel, translating into MEGLINFSFLNAIYYGNSVRQYLIFLLVFLIVVLISRIVYYLLRYPLGRFVERTKNLTDDQILEIIKWPFVFFIIIIGLKISFDFLYLPDYFRDYVDSVILTLVILNIIWLGLKFFDLLVIWYLYPLIKSSPNRLDDQLVSLIQRFIKIIVVVLGLFFALENFGINARSLLTGLGIGGLAVALAAKDTLSNLFGSLAVLSDKPFKVGDIVKFKNYEGVVKEVGLRSSRIITFDTTEIVIPNSLLANEIIENISKRRAVKKEIILHFDKGTKWKKLEIAKKVVDNILLNEEGVLDEYHTALVSFPLSGPEMKVVYWVKYNGDYEKYLEIRHRLHSKIKQALEDGKIELAG; encoded by the coding sequence ATGGAGGGTTTAATAAATTTTTCTTTTCTAAACGCTATCTACTACGGCAATAGTGTGAGGCAATACTTGATATTTTTGTTAGTATTTCTTATTGTTGTTCTCATCTCGCGGATAGTTTATTATTTATTGCGCTATCCTCTCGGTAGATTTGTGGAAAGGACTAAAAATTTAACCGACGATCAAATTTTAGAGATTATTAAGTGGCCTTTTGTTTTTTTTATCATTATTATTGGATTAAAAATTTCGTTTGATTTCCTGTATTTGCCGGATTATTTTAGGGATTACGTGGATAGCGTTATTTTGACCTTGGTAATTCTTAATATAATTTGGTTGGGGTTGAAATTTTTTGATTTATTGGTTATTTGGTATCTTTATCCTTTGATAAAATCAAGCCCCAATAGGCTTGATGACCAATTAGTCAGTCTGATTCAGCGTTTTATTAAAATAATTGTTGTTGTTTTGGGGCTATTCTTTGCCCTTGAAAATTTTGGAATTAACGCGCGGTCTCTTCTTACCGGACTGGGTATTGGCGGTTTGGCCGTAGCTTTGGCGGCCAAGGATACTTTGTCAAATTTATTTGGCTCTTTAGCCGTTTTAAGCGATAAGCCCTTTAAGGTCGGCGACATTGTAAAATTTAAAAATTACGAAGGAGTGGTCAAGGAAGTCGGTTTGCGCAGTTCCAGAATAATCACTTTTGATACCACGGAAATAGTTATTCCCAATTCTTTATTGGCCAACGAGATTATAGAAAACATTTCCAAGCGCCGGGCGGTAAAGAAAGAAATAATATTACATTTTGATAAGGGAACAAAATGGAAAAAATTAGAAATAGCTAAAAAGGTGGTTGATAATATTTTATTGAATGAAGAGGGCGTGCTTGATGAATATCACACCGCTTTGGTCAGTTTTCCCTTAAGCGGTCCGGAAATGAAAGTTGTTTACTGGGTAAAATATAATGGCGATTATGAAAAGTATTTGGAGATAAGGCATCGATTGCATTCTAAAATTAAGCAGGCGTTGGAGGATGGAAAAATTGAGTTAGCCGGTTAA
- the serS gene encoding serine--tRNA ligase, with translation MLEIKFIRENTEKIREAIKNKGVDLEIEELLEMDDKRKEIVKRLDVLRSKRNELAHAGKNGKPSEELIKEGRTVKGEIGELEKELEIIEKQYLDLMAKVPMVPSSDTPIGKDESENVECGRWGKIKEFKFKPKTHIELGRDLDILDLERGVKVAGYRGYYLKNEGALLVMALMFYAFKKMAGKGYLSMIPPTLIKEFALFGSGYFKGRQYNSETDEIYEVATPDKEESGVISKERKFLVGTSEPSLLAYYSNEVLKETDLPKKFCGFSQCYRSEIGSYGRDNKGIYRVHEFMKVEQVVICRADIAEAEKFQQEMLALTKEMHEELGLPYRQVQICTGDMGAGKYKMFDLEAWMPGLERYGETGSASNFLDWQARRLNVKYIDKNGEKKFVYMLNNTALPSPRIFISILENYQQKDGSVKIPKVLRPYLGFKVIKKK, from the coding sequence ATGCTGGAAATTAAATTTATCAGGGAGAATACAGAAAAAATCAGGGAGGCGATAAAAAATAAGGGGGTGGATTTAGAAATAGAAGAGTTATTAGAGATGGATGATAAAAGAAAAGAGATTGTAAAGCGTCTTGATGTCTTGCGTTCTAAGAGGAATGAACTCGCTCACGCCGGAAAAAACGGCAAACCTTCAGAGGAATTGATTAAAGAGGGGAGAACAGTGAAGGGGGAAATAGGGGAGTTAGAGAAGGAATTGGAAATTATAGAAAAACAGTATTTAGATCTGATGGCCAAAGTGCCGATGGTGCCCTCGTCCGATACCCCTATCGGTAAAGATGAAAGTGAAAATGTAGAGTGTGGCAGGTGGGGGAAAATAAAAGAATTTAAATTTAAGCCCAAAACCCATATTGAGTTGGGGCGTGATTTAGATATTTTGGATTTAGAAAGAGGAGTAAAAGTGGCGGGTTATAGGGGTTATTATCTAAAGAACGAGGGAGCATTATTAGTTATGGCTTTAATGTTTTACGCTTTTAAAAAAATGGCTGGCAAGGGTTATCTTTCAATGATTCCGCCGACACTTATAAAAGAATTTGCCTTGTTCGGCAGCGGTTATTTTAAGGGCCGGCAATATAACAGCGAAACGGATGAAATATACGAGGTGGCTACTCCGGACAAAGAAGAAAGCGGAGTAATCAGCAAGGAAAGAAAATTTTTAGTCGGGACTTCCGAGCCGTCGCTTTTAGCTTATTATTCCAATGAAGTTTTAAAGGAAACTGATTTACCTAAGAAATTTTGCGGATTCAGCCAGTGTTATCGCAGTGAAATAGGGAGTTATGGCAGAGATAATAAAGGTATTTATCGTGTCCATGAGTTTATGAAAGTGGAACAGGTGGTTATTTGTAGGGCGGATATTGCCGAAGCGGAAAAATTTCAGCAGGAAATGCTGGCTCTTACCAAAGAGATGCACGAAGAATTGGGCCTTCCTTATCGGCAGGTCCAAATTTGCACCGGGGATATGGGCGCGGGTAAGTACAAAATGTTTGACCTTGAGGCCTGGATGCCGGGGTTAGAGCGCTACGGCGAGACGGGATCAGCCAGTAATTTTCTTGATTGGCAAGCCCGAAGGTTGAATGTAAAATATATTGATAAAAACGGAGAAAAAAAGTTTGTCTATATGCTTAATAATACAGCCCTTCCCAGTCCGAGAATTTTTATTTCTATTCTTGAAAATTATCAGCAAAAAGATGGCTCAGTAAAAATTCCTAAAGTGTTAAGGCCATATCTCGGGTTTAAAGTTATCAAGAAAAAATAA
- the alr gene encoding alanine racemase: MDAKIAKCKTWVEVDGLTLKNNIKELSRILTPATQMMAVVKANAYGHGLTEVSKICVQSGVQWLGVDSIEEGIILRKEGIKSFILILGYTVLECLSEIFENDLDLVVYNKETVEELGRLSEICDKTANLHIKLETGTNRQGVGLENLLDFVNLIKKYPKLNIRGIYTHFANIEDTTNHSYAEEQLKKFKQAINFLEDLNIIIPLKHTACSAAAILFPDTHFNLARFGVSLYGFWPSRETIVSAQENGRDIKLKPCLCWKTRIAQIKALKSGTPVGYGLTEKILRDGKVAVLPVGYSDGLDRGLSSVGNVLVRGERCKILGRICMNMCVVDITHVTGAEVEDEVVLLGSQGREVITAEEVAGKLNTIHYEILSRINPMIPRFYSDI; the protein is encoded by the coding sequence ATGGATGCCAAGATAGCTAAATGTAAAACTTGGGTAGAGGTGGACGGGCTGACTTTAAAAAATAATATAAAGGAGTTGAGTAGAATCTTAACCCCCGCTACTCAGATGATGGCAGTAGTTAAAGCTAATGCTTACGGTCATGGTCTTACGGAGGTGAGTAAAATTTGTGTTCAGTCGGGTGTGCAATGGCTGGGGGTGGATTCAATAGAGGAGGGGATTATCCTGCGGAAAGAGGGCATCAAGTCCTTTATTTTAATTTTAGGCTATACCGTGCTTGAATGTTTATCGGAAATTTTTGAAAATGACCTTGATTTAGTTGTCTATAATAAAGAAACCGTGGAAGAATTGGGTAGGTTGAGTGAGATATGCGATAAAACGGCCAACCTCCACATTAAGTTAGAAACAGGGACTAATCGCCAAGGCGTGGGTTTGGAAAATCTTTTAGATTTTGTGAATTTAATAAAAAAATATCCTAAACTTAATATTAGAGGGATTTACACTCATTTTGCCAACATTGAGGACACCACTAATCACAGTTACGCCGAAGAGCAACTAAAAAAATTTAAGCAAGCCATAAATTTTTTAGAAGATTTAAACATAATTATTCCCTTAAAGCATACGGCCTGCAGCGCCGCGGCCATACTTTTTCCGGATACCCATTTTAATTTAGCGCGATTTGGTGTTAGTTTATATGGTTTTTGGCCTTCTCGGGAGACGATTGTTTCTGCCCAAGAGAATGGTCGGGATATTAAATTAAAACCTTGTCTGTGCTGGAAAACCAGAATTGCCCAAATTAAAGCTCTAAAATCCGGAACTCCGGTGGGGTATGGCTTAACGGAAAAAATCTTAAGAGATGGTAAGGTAGCAGTTTTGCCGGTGGGTTATTCGGATGGTTTAGACCGCGGATTATCAAGTGTCGGGAATGTTCTTGTCAGGGGCGAGCGTTGTAAAATTTTAGGCAGAATATGTATGAATATGTGTGTTGTGGATATAACTCATGTCACCGGCGCTGAAGTTGAGGACGAAGTCGTGTTATTAGGGTCGCAGGGCAGGGAAGTTATTACGGCGGAAGAAGTAGCTGGAAAATTAAACACGATTCATTATGAGATTCTATCCAGAATCAATCCAATGATACCGCGTTTTTATTCGGATATTTAA